The following nucleotide sequence is from Camelus ferus isolate YT-003-E chromosome 35, BCGSAC_Cfer_1.0, whole genome shotgun sequence.
CACCacctcccccctttttttgtaagcAAAGTTGTGTATTACACAGAATTTCACGTACCATGGTTATAGGTTCCAAATATGGGGCTGAGTTTGCAGCCGTCTCTTCAAAGAAGAAGCTTAAtataaatttcccatttttatcaCACGTCATTTTTGAAGTGTAGTTCCTAAAATTAGCTTCAACCAgctgatccttttaaaatgtcagatcATATAACTGTACCAAGGAAAACACGTTTTGAAAGTAAGCCACTTGCCCATCAGTTCTCTAACATGATGTTTTCATAACAATTTCAAGTACCCTGCCTGCGGCAGGCATTGTGTGAGATTCTGAAGAGGCAGAGATAAATCCACGGCTCCCAGTTTTGCAGCAGACACAGGTGTATAAGTGCAGAGAAGTGGGAAGAGACGGGTGATCAGTGCATGTCAGGATGCAGTAAAGGCTCACGGGGGCTGGCGTATTAAATTCTAACTGAGGCTGTCAGCAAACGTTTGTTTCTACAGTAAAGTGATACATCCAACTACCCTTCATCTAGAAAGACCTGATGGAGGGGTTGGTGGGTGTcacagacttcccagcctccatttCCCCTTTGTAAAATCCCCCATAAGTAAGTTGCTTCCTCCTCTTACATGTCTCGGGATGCTGGCTCCTTAGAAGGAGCTTTTCCACTATGCTTCCCAGGGACCGACCACTTCTGGCTTGTAAATCTGTCCCCGCACTAGTTCATTCCTTCTCGTCATGTGGTTATGAGCATCATAGACTAGTTCTCTGTCGCTGGTCCAGGGAACTGGGTAGAGGGAGCTTAGTTTACAGGAGGTTCTGTTGAGACCCTCGTAAATTCAttcaaaaggaaacataatgCATTTATCTCTTCCTACGGTGGGAGCTTATGAGGATTCTCTCCTTTTCAGGGGCTGGCCCTGTTGGAAAGGAAGACATCCCTGCCCTTGGATGCAGGGAACAGGATGCTGAGAAGTCTCCCCCACCAGACCCCCCAGGTCCCGAGGCCTTCCCCCTGCCGCCCTCCCCACCTGTCcccgcagccccagcccaccccaaGAGAGAGCCGGCTCCTCCAGCAGAGCACCCAAAACTTCCCCGCTCGGTCCCCACTCCGCTTGTCATCGCCCAGAAGATGTCTGAGAAGTCGGCAGGAAACGAGGCGCTTTCACCCACATCCCCCTCCAGGGAGAGCAGGCCCGGGGAATGGAGGACACTGACTTCCACAGCCCCTCGGCACGGAGACCACTCCCTGTGGCACAGACACGCGGCCCAGACGGCGCCCAAGATCCACCGCTTCCCGAGCAACATCAGTGTGACCAACAGCGCCGGGAAGGACTTCAATAAGACCATCTCCAAGGCTGCGGTCAACGTGCAGGAGCGCAAAGCCCAGGTCCTGGCCAACATCAATGGGGCCTCTTTCCTCTCCACGGGGGAGATGGAGGACCGGGCCCAGAGGGGCGACCTCGTCGAGCAGAGAAGCATCTCTccagagcagagccaggcaggCCCTATCCAGGAAGCCGTCCCCATGCAGGGCGGGGCCCACGGCGGCCAGCAGTCCAGAGGCGTGCAGACGGAACAGTCCCTGCCGCTGGCCAACGGCTTCCAGAGCATCCACGAGGTCCTCAAGAGCCAGCCCGGTCCCTTTGTCTCCACGGGGAAGACAGTCACCTTCCGTCCGGACCCGGCTCTCCCCAGCAAACTTGCGCCCCGGCAGCCAGACTGCGGCCAGGATGCGAGGAAGCGGTCGGGCTCGCTTCCCAGGGCTGTGGGGTTCAGACCCCAGGGCATCACTGTCCAGTTCTCGGGCCGGGGCTCCACGGAGGAGGCTCGTCGGGAGGCCCTGCGGAAGCTCGGCCTCCTGAAGGAGAACTTGTGATGGAGAGTGAGCAAGGGGGCAGGGTTGCCAGGTCCGTTGGGCCAATGATGGATGTGCACTTGCGTGCAGTGCAGCCGCAAAGCCCTGACTGCGGGACTGGGTGGAGGGCTGGAGATGCTGTAGCCTGGCTGCCCGGCTCCCTTCCGCATCTGGGCTGGGGCATCCTTCTGTACCAGAGGGTTCCGCACCATAACTTGTCTTCCTTTTCCAAAAGTTCGGAGAATAACCTTGAAAACCTATAGGTTTCTGTGATTCGTGAATGCCATGGTTCTTAGATCTCCATGAGGAGGGGGGCTGGGTCtgatttttttgttactgagtctTTAACCTTTTATCCCGAGAGCATGACAGGAACAGCAGTTTAGATCTCTTATACTCGATTCTCTGAAAAAGGGAGCCTCTGCTCCtctccaagaaaaataaagaagaaatgcttGTTCAGTTTTCATAGtgtcttaaaatacttttttggttttctggtttGTGTTTGAAGGGTGAAAGATTGTATGTTAGGCTGAGAtatgcctttgtttcttcatatAATTTGGTTTGCccagttgtcttttttttaattgaaaatgtaaACCTTTGGAGTATGATTTACTGTAATTTTGAGTTATGGGAGTGGAATAGAAAAGTTGAGTTTGGAAAAGGTGGTAGTTTTAAGAAAGTAAGTCTCAGGCTACAAGGTCTGTGTTACTGGGAGCTACGTGTATGGGCGGGCGcggtgtatatacatgtatatgataTGTGttcatagatacatatatatgctatCATACAGATACAGGTGGTGTGATGCACACACATTATTACATCTCTATAAACTTCTTAAAATCCTATTACATAACTACAGGATGCAGGCACTTCTTAGTCTTCTGACGGACATGCCATCTCAGCGTCGAGATGACGACACGGAAATTGTTACTTCCAAATAAGGACGTCTTTTAAGGACACATTTCCATAACATTCCGGTGAACCAAAGTGCTTTTTCCTCAACAATGTGTTTTGTTCCCAGTTAAATAGGCCAAAGAAGCTTCCAAAGAAGCAAGGGGAAGTTCCTTTCTTAGTGAGGTACACGTTTAAAGATTTCGTACGTCACCTGATTTTAACCTAATTTTAATTTATCACCTAATTTTAGTTTTGCATGTTCCGAGGTGGTTGGTAAAGAAGGAAACGAAAGAGCCTCAACGTCCCCCGTGTTCCGTGGGCAGGACCTTAGGattaatttaaaagggaaaaaaaacagcaaataggTTAcacagcacaaaaggaactggtctTCTCCCAGACAATGTCCTACATGCGGAGGTGTAGCCGTGAGCATTATTATCCAAACTATTTCAGGCTGGAGTCCTAAACCTCTAAAAATAGACCTGGGAAGGGCCACGATTGAAAGTCACGCCCTTCTGTTGTGTGTCTCAGGCACTATCAccgaatctgttttttttttcctgttgagtaTCATTTAAGCTCAACCTTCTAAATGTGCTGTGAAGAACAATTTTCATAGTATTCAGTTTGCCTTGTAAGTTCCATAAAATGATTGTAATGTTCTTGTTAGAACAACAGTATTTTGCCCAGTCCTTGTCCTCCTGAAATAATCTCATAGATTCTTGATGGTCTTAATTTAAATAGGTGCTTTGAttttagatttgattttttttattttaaaaatagtttttatttgatTCCTGTTTATGTTGGATTTGTTTAAAGGATTCCTGGGGGCTGTGAAATTCCTTTTTACAGAGCGAGATGCCATGTTACACAGTGTTTAAAAATAGAGGGTCTTGATATGGCTATCGTTTTAAACATCCCTCGTATTTGAGGattatttccttctgtcttaTCCTCTGACTTCATTGTGATTAAGGTGAACTTGACTATATGTTAGTATGTTTGTTCCCataaatgacatttttgaaaaataaatttagaggTCTGTTTTAACTAaactttgtttttgcattttatgcttattctcagttattttcttttaaatggtatgtcctttccttctatttattcataatttcttctccctctttattcataattatactgactgttactctggtttcttgtGCCCCAAACCCTAATAATTAAAGCCATATGTTTTGTACAGGGTTCAAATTATAGCTACTAATGAGCTAACCTGGATGCATATGTATTGCCTTAACAAAAACAACTAGTTTTCGAGAGGCATTTGTTTCCTTGCCATAACTACAGGATGGGACATTCTTCAAGAGTTACCTTCAAGGCAATTTTAAGGACCATACTTCAAAGCAAACTTGTAATGAAAAGGAAAGCTGAATCTTGAATACTCaggttttttttcaaatgatgatTGTAAATCAGTCCCCATTTTTCTGAAACTCCTTTGTACTAATActtaaaataaggagaaaaaaattctcctttgtttttaGGCAAAGCAAATGTTCAAATGGCCAGATCAGAGTCTGCAGACGGTGGGTAATGCCTTGCAGGTTCCAGGGTAGCAGTGTCTGCTCCAGgcctctcctccccatcctcctctgaTATTTGTTGAGTGCCCAGACTTATCTTCATAAAATTGGTGGAAATGCTGAGCTTTGCTTTCCTCTCCCCAGGGACATAAGGCTTGTGGGGGAGAAAATGCAGAGGTGGCGGTGTCCCGCCCATGTCGCTGAGTCTCTCAAGACGCCGAGGGCTCAGCCTGAGCTGTGCCCATGCTCTCTGCCCGCCTTCCACCACACAGGCTGCCTTCCTGACTTGGACAGCATGCGATTCTTTACTCAAAGTTCCTGATGGGTTAACTCCCAGCGGAGGCTCCCCACCCGAAACGAGCTTTCATGAAGAGCTTCATCGTGCTGATTGTAGGTCCCTTGggagtgaattttttatttgttaaaaaaaaaaatcagaaatgtccTCTTTACTGACTTTCTACAGAATTCCCTGACTACGAGGAATTTTACCTTGCAGAGGATTTGGTGGTGGTGTGTTTGATGCAGGTGATCTAACAAATCAGTTCTTTATGTTTATTCAAGAGGAATGAAGGGAGAGAAGTGAGataaacatgaaaacaatttACTCTTATCAGGAAACTTCGGGGCTTCCTTCCCCGACCTGTGATCgggccaggaggaaggggagggcgTGGGGAATGCTCACCTGTGAAAGGGTTGTGTTTTCATTGAAATGACAAGTCACCAAAcaggttttgtttcttctcttcacAACAAGGCTCTTTTTCCCTGCTTCAAAGTATGGGGAACAAGTTCCCATATCCTTCACTAATCTACTTGCTGCACAAGCCCCGCTTTCAGATatctgagaaaagagaaggcagggCTGCCCGCTGCCCTCGGCCTGGGAAAGCGCCCCCGCCGCCTCCTGCTCGCTGACCACAGCCCTCTCCTGtcctgctgcccagccccaccccacccgcaCTCCTGCCAGAAGCACCCTCTTCTCTAAGAGCAAACTTGCTGCTGGGGAACAAATCCATCTGTCTGCACAAGGCTGGGCAACAGGACGGTGACCGAAGGGCACTTCCCATCCCACTCTTTTTAGCATAAAAACCATCTGCCTTTGTGTGTGATGGTTGCGTTTCTTCAGAAATGTCTATTGCCttgaaaacaacaacagcaacaactcTTTCCTACACACTCCAAACCCCTAAGACTTCAGGAATTCCTGATCACCACAGTCACTCTCCCTCCTGGATACTGTCTTTCTCTCGGGGACACTGACAACCCCCAGGAGACAGGTGAGGCTGCCCTGCCAGGTACAAACCTGGCTCTTAATGATGCACTTCAAGCTTGCTTCTTATCATCTCAACTGCATGAACTTTCTTTCTATCCAATAAGTTACAAGAGGGGAACACAGTGATCGGCAGAAATGACCTGAAAAGTCTGAACGACAAGCCAACCCAGTATTCTCTGACCCAGGTGGGGAGAACCATAAGCCTCCCTAAGGAGCTGGGGGTGCTCTCTGCAGAAATGCTCTTTGCCTCCTGATTCCGTGGCAACCCCCTCAATCTGTCTGCCAGGGGTGTCTCTCCTGATCCTCACTACTTCTTCGGGATCCCTGAACCCAGCTATTTCCCTGGCAGGGCAGGACTCCTGAGGCTCAGGAAGCATTTCGGAAACCCATCCTAGTTTTGTGAAGGCCCCAGGCTTACTTTCTGGGCGCAGAAAGCCCTAGTGTGGTGGCTTCCATTCAGGATTCCGGGATGGCCCCCACCCCAtgtccccctgcccaccccccaaagCGGGTGGCAGATGTGACAGTCTGACTGGGCCAGGGGTAAGACTTCCCATTTGGAAGCTGAGGTTAATGGAACTTAGTCATTGATAAACAGGTCACTTCATAAACTCCAACAGCTGAGTATCTGTGTGTTTAAAGCAGAGCTGCCAAGGGTAGTAGTAACCTAAGTTCTGGAAATACCTTTAAGGGGCGGGGCTGAGTCAGCAGGCCCTCGGCGTGTCAGGGAGCTGGGAGctctgtgcacgtgtgtgcctgCTGGCTTTTAGGGGCCTGGCCGGCGTCTGCCTTCAGCGTCCTCTGACGCTTTTGTGTGGTTAGACACCCTGTGAGTATTGGGACACGCGTAAGAGGCTTGCCCTTGTTACTAAAGATGCATTCAGGTCTCTGTGGCCTTTAAAGAAATTACGTAACTCCTCCTGGAACTCACATCTCTGACGGGTCCCTGCGATGGCTGTGCCTCAAAGTTCTCTTCAGCGTCTAACTAGCTCTGTTGTACTGCAGTTTCCTCTTCCACACAAGAGGATGGGATTTATCCTATTTGACCATCTGTGCAGTGTCTAAGCATTCCCAATTTGGGGGCAATAACTTCTGTCTGGTGAAGACAATTTTAAAGAGTAGGAAGGGGCAGGTAGGGCCTTTCCACACATGGTGGCCAAGGTGCCTCGCCCTCTAGAGGCTCGGTTTCCAGACTCAGAGCTCAGGGCACACGCAACCGGGCTCGTCCCAATTCCTAGTCCGTATGTCTGTGAAACTCCGTAGAGCTCTTTGTTTTGTCAGTCCCATCTTCGAGGCCAAATGACCTGAATGAAAATGTTTCTAACGTGAAAGGGTCATCTGAAGCTTGCCTTCTTCACGGCAAAGCTCAGGAGGTGAACCTAATGGTGCTATGACACACGGCGGGCTGTGCTAAACGTCGTCACTCAGGCCGTGACCGCGCGCTTCTTATGGATGAGAAAACGCAGGCTCCTCTCCCCTTCACAAGGGCCTCTTGGGGACCCTGGGTGCTCACCCTGCTGGTGCCAGCTGTAAACCCCCTGCTTCCTGCACCTTCCGTGAAGCCACCCAGGCTGTGCTGGGCTGATGCTGCCACCTTCCACCCTGCCTTCTCCCGGAggctgccctgctcctcccctgcagAGCTTCTCTGCCACCCCCAGCACTGCCTCACGTGCTCTGCCCTCGGGGGATCTCACCCCTGGTTTGTACTGTGGTCAAGCTTCAGCTGATAGGGGCCGGGTCCTGTCTTTAGGGGTAAGAGGAGAGAGGGTGAAGTCAGGCTTGGTGGAAAGAGAGTGCCAGTGGGCTGAGGAGGTCTTGAAAGTGAGGCACCGGCATCCCCAGGCCTCCCACCTCCTtgccagctgggctggggtgcCTCGACGCTCTGCGGGTGACCTCTGCCTTGGGGGGTCCGGTTCAAAGCAAGTCCTCGGGCTgtatccctcctcctcctccctccctcgggACTTCGTTCTGGAGCCCGGAGTTGCCAGTGGTGGCTTCCAGCACCCCCGCGCAGGACTCCCACGCACACAACTGAATGAGCTCACCGGGGAATCTGCCCAATCTGCTCCCTGGCAGTCCTTTGAAGTTGTGGTTGTTACTGGAAAGGCAACCAGGCTTTGGTGGGAAGTCCAGGATCTGGCTCCATGGGGCTGGAGAGCTCTGGGCAGGGCGAGGCAGAACGGCTGCCCACGCCCGGCCTCAGCCTCGCCCTGGCCAGGGGCCACCTGGCCCAGAGTGGAGAAGCCTGGGGATGGCGTTGGGAACTGCAAATTTCACCACTGTAAATTTCAAGTCACGTTTCCGTCAGGACATACCTGCAGCGCGAACTGGTGGTCCCTCTCCAATTGTGTCTTAAATCATACACTTCTGCCCATATTTGTAGGTGGCACTGTCGACATTTTTGTCTACATTTTACTGGGATGTGCTCGTTCTCAGAGCACTGAGCATCTTCTCGCCTTGGGAGGGTCTACGCTTTGTCTAATAATGTCACTAttgtttaaattatgtttttgtgtatttctgcCAGAAATAACAACTTTCAGTGATGGTTTGGGCCAGATTTTTAAATCACTCAATTTGATCTCTTAAATCAAATTTTTCTCTCATGTCAATTATCCACCTCATACAGCCTTGATTCcaaaagagcatttttctgttttagagatCAGATCCACCTTCAAAGGTATATTTTGCTCTAAGTGTACCATTCAGATTCCATGCTGACTCCGGCTATGCTTTATCAGGGGCAGAGAAGGCTGACAGGACTCAGAATGTTGAACAAGCAAACAGAAGAGACCAGAGAGGCTATGAGAGCCACTTTCAGGGGCTGAGAGGCTCTCACGGTAGACAGTTCTGTGCAGCCTCAGAGAGATCACACCACGAGACACTCGACTTAACACAAGGAATTTACAGCAGTGAGAGCTGACTGGACATGGGAGAGTGGTTCACAGGAGTGTGAGCGCCCAGCTCTGTGGAGCTATATGGATAACAGGCAAGTTGCTCTGCAGAGGAAAGGGACAGGAACTGCACGTCACCATTTCCAATTCTGAGATTTCACGACGGGTTCTTATAGGGTAGGCTTTGTCATTACAGTGAACAGACCCAGCATtatatttgctgtgtgacttaacctctctgagcctaactTTCCTTATCTGAGAAAATGGAGGTGAACCATAAtcacctcatagggttgttgtgaggactgaatgagaccACATATGTTATGTGCCACATACGTCATACGCTTGgcacacaccaccaccatcaccatcaccaccgtctccatcctcatcaccatctccatcaccatcaccatcaaaaACACCACCACAAAGGCCAGACTTCCTACAGAGTCTCCCAGAATGGCTCTGGTCAAACCCAGCAGCACGGAAGGCGAGCAGCCACCACCTCACAGCCTGGTTCGGACTCCGCCGCTCACCACAGTTGCATCCCTACATGCAGTCCAGGGGTTACTGCAGCAAAGAAGggagttttagttttaaattccACTGCCTACTGAGAAATAGGGTTTTACCACTTTCTAAAAATAGGTCTTCagagtttattttccttctccaggGCCGGGCAGGTCTGGCTTCCTGCTTAGACACACATCGGAGGGCTCCCCATCCAAGCTCACACTTTTCCAcgtcttctttcctctccccgcTAAGCTCTTCTCTGAGCTGGGCTCCCCCACCGCCTCCGGGGGCCTCCTCCCAGATGAGGACGTGCCCAGCCCAGCGCCCGCAAGGCTCCAGGGAACACTGGGGGACTGTGCAGCCAGAGCCCCTTGGCTGCCGTGAGCCTGCCCAGGAGGAAGTGCTTACT
It contains:
- the PROSER2 gene encoding proline and serine-rich protein 2 isoform X2 is translated as MDVRQSLSPWMVHRYITVVQDDESLKYLTHEEKDVLLFFEETIDSLEDDFEDQVLSDGDAQGHSPQPLEESTSGHSEPEDVVDLVQPGPAAEGPESLQDVTEAAGAGPVGKEDIPALGCREQDAEKSPPPDPPGPEAFPLPPSPPVPAAPAHPKREPAPPAEHPKLPRSVPTPLVIAQKMSEKSAGNEALSPTSPSRESRPGEWRTLTSTAPRHGDHSLWHRHAAQTAPKIHRFPSNISVTNSAGKDFNKTISKAAVNVQERKAQVLANINGASFLSTGEMEDRAQRGDLVEQRSISPEQSQAGPIQEAVPMQGGAHGGQQSRGVQTEQSLPLANGFQSIHEVLKSQPGPFVSTGKTVTFRPDPALPSKLAPRQPDCGQDARKRSGSLPRAVGFRPQGITVQFSGRGSTEEARREALRKLGLLKENL
- the PROSER2 gene encoding proline and serine-rich protein 2 isoform X1, with the protein product MPVHHQKSDSWEMDPDLLPSCRLRDLSRGSSLESRTSSSRSRSLTLDDESLKYLTHEEKDVLLFFEETIDSLEDDFEDQVLSDGDAQGHSPQPLEESTSGHSEPEDVVDLVQPGPAAEGPESLQDVTEAAGAGPVGKEDIPALGCREQDAEKSPPPDPPGPEAFPLPPSPPVPAAPAHPKREPAPPAEHPKLPRSVPTPLVIAQKMSEKSAGNEALSPTSPSRESRPGEWRTLTSTAPRHGDHSLWHRHAAQTAPKIHRFPSNISVTNSAGKDFNKTISKAAVNVQERKAQVLANINGASFLSTGEMEDRAQRGDLVEQRSISPEQSQAGPIQEAVPMQGGAHGGQQSRGVQTEQSLPLANGFQSIHEVLKSQPGPFVSTGKTVTFRPDPALPSKLAPRQPDCGQDARKRSGSLPRAVGFRPQGITVQFSGRGSTEEARREALRKLGLLKENL